From the genome of Buchnera aphidicola (Muscaphis stroyani), one region includes:
- the ygfZ gene encoding tRNA-modifying protein YgfZ: MLFTLLKKNFIYPVNQLPLTLMSLKEWSLVYVKGKDDKKYLQNQLTIDINLLVKNEHVLCAHCNFNGKVWSTLRIFHYKQGYAYIVRTSVVEMQIKELRKYSIFSKVTIEEEKNTFLLGVAGLNARSFLLNFFTRVPDKLSPLILEDSRIILFFSDPLERFLLILSKKDVNIFNKQKISKVLFSDSKQWLLLEIESGFPIIDKESSSKFLPQAINLENLNGINFNKGCYYGQEIIAQTYFKKLNKRFLCVLYSREIVSCKIGSIIKIKTQREWLKIGLLLAVVHIREKETQIQVVLNKYVDINSVFKVNDLKNIFFIRKKNLI, from the coding sequence ATGTTGTTTACTTTATTAAAAAAAAATTTTATCTATCCTGTTAATCAATTACCGTTAACATTAATGTCGCTTAAAGAATGGTCCTTGGTTTATGTAAAAGGAAAAGATGATAAGAAATATCTTCAAAATCAATTAACAATCGATATTAATTTATTAGTCAAAAACGAACATGTACTCTGTGCGCATTGTAATTTCAATGGAAAAGTATGGAGTACTTTGCGTATATTTCATTATAAACAAGGATATGCTTATATTGTAAGAACTAGCGTTGTTGAGATGCAGATTAAAGAATTAAGAAAATATTCTATTTTTTCCAAAGTAACTATTGAAGAAGAAAAAAACACTTTTTTACTGGGTGTTGCTGGATTAAACGCTAGATCATTTTTATTAAATTTTTTTACTAGAGTACCCGATAAATTATCTCCTTTAATTTTAGAAGATAGTAGAATTATTCTTTTTTTTTCAGATCCATTAGAGAGATTTTTGTTGATTTTATCTAAAAAAGATGTAAATATTTTTAACAAACAAAAAATTTCAAAAGTTTTATTTAGTGATAGTAAGCAATGGTTACTATTAGAAATAGAGTCCGGATTTCCCATAATAGACAAAGAATCATCTTCAAAATTTTTACCTCAGGCAATTAATTTAGAAAATTTAAATGGAATAAATTTTAATAAAGGATGCTATTATGGACAAGAAATAATTGCTCAAACATATTTTAAAAAATTAAACAAGCGTTTTCTTTGTGTTTTATATAGTAGGGAAATAGTTTCATGTAAAATTGGGTCAATTATAAAAATTAAAACCCAACGAGAATGGTTAAAAATTGGATTATTATTAGCTGTAGTTCATATCAGAGAAAAAGAAACTCAAATACAAGTTGTATTGAATAAATATGTAGACATAAATAGCGTTTTTAAGGTAAATGATCTTAAAAATATTTTTTTTATACGAAAAAAAAATTTAATATAA
- the prfB gene encoding peptide chain release factor 2 (programmed frameshift), whose translation MLETNTIKNQINTFIKKLTDIKRYLDYKEKITRISEINLELLLPETWKIQKNVKKLNKEKTKLNTTIKKINTIEKQIKEVTIFLELAIETKDSIILKEIIKELENIKKKIKTIEFYRMFSKKYDHYNCYIDIQSGSGGIEAQDWSKMLLRMYIKWADKKGLKTEIINESFGEITGIKSATIKISGEYAFGWLRTETGVHRLIRKSPFNAGNRRHTSFSSTFIYPEIKNKINVNIRLSDLRIDVYRASGAGGQHVNRTESAVRITHLPTGIVTQCQNNRSQHKNKEQAMKQMQLKLHNIQIKIKELEEKKIEKNKSDITWGNQIRSYILDNSKIKDLRTGIEKNDVQSVLNGDLDDFIEQSLKMGL comes from the exons ATGTTAGAAACAAATACAATTAAAAATCAAATTAATACTTTTATTAAAAAATTAACAGATATAAAGAGGTATCTT GACTACAAAGAAAAAATAACACGTATTTCAGAAATCAATTTAGAATTGTTATTGCCTGAAACATGGAAAATCCAAAAAAATGTAAAAAAACTTAATAAAGAAAAAACAAAATTAAATACAACAATTAAAAAAATTAATACAATAGAGAAACAGATAAAAGAAGTAACCATTTTTTTAGAATTAGCAATCGAAACAAAAGATTCTATAATTTTAAAAGAAATTATTAAAGAACTTGAAAACATAAAAAAAAAAATAAAAACAATTGAATTTTATCGAATGTTTTCAAAAAAATACGATCATTACAATTGTTATATTGACATACAATCAGGTTCAGGAGGGATAGAAGCTCAAGATTGGTCTAAAATGCTTCTTAGAATGTATATTAAATGGGCTGATAAAAAAGGTTTAAAAACAGAAATTATTAATGAGTCATTTGGAGAAATAACTGGGATTAAGTCTGCTACAATTAAAATTTCTGGTGAATATGCATTTGGATGGTTAAGAACTGAAACAGGAGTTCATCGCTTAATTAGGAAAAGTCCTTTTAATGCAGGGAATAGACGTCATACTTCTTTTAGTTCTACTTTTATATATCCAGAAATAAAAAATAAAATTAATGTTAACATTCGTCTTTCAGATCTCAGAATAGATGTTTATAGAGCTTCCGGAGCTGGAGGTCAACATGTAAATAGAACAGAATCTGCTGTTCGTATTACGCACCTTCCTACTGGTATTGTTACTCAATGCCAAAATAATCGATCTCAACATAAAAATAAAGAACAAGCCATGAAACAAATGCAATTAAAATTGCACAATATACAAATAAAAATAAAAGAATTAGAAGAAAAAAAAATAGAAAAAAATAAATCAGATATTACTTGGGGTAATCAAATACGTTCGTATATATTAGATAATTCAAAAATTAAAGATCTTCGAACTGGTATTGAAAAAAATGATGTCCAATCCGTATTAAATGGAGATTTAGATGATTTTATTGAACAAAGTTTAAAAATGGGATTATAA